One stretch of Aquimarina sp. Aq107 DNA includes these proteins:
- a CDS encoding DUF3667 domain-containing protein translates to MSNYPTNINHCKNCGFQIDHYSFCPDCGAKKITKRITFKNLTQEFSDRFLNLDNSFIRTFIHLFTEPNTVIDGFIHGLRKRYVNVFSYFAISLTIASLYSFILSKYKDVIFSNVFTDVNQIKASKVASDFSFEYQSLISFLTIPILALISRLVFINYKKYNLTEHFVIYLYAYSHITMVISFITLPLLLTAKNLYLILWIQFPVSIIYIAYVLKSLYEINLKKILIKTLLFFIIMSVLFVIFSIIVAIIMMKTGVMEGEANSSI, encoded by the coding sequence ATGAGCAACTATCCAACTAATATAAATCATTGTAAAAATTGTGGTTTTCAGATTGATCACTACTCCTTTTGTCCTGATTGCGGAGCTAAAAAAATAACCAAACGCATCACATTTAAAAATCTAACTCAAGAATTTAGTGATCGCTTTCTTAATCTCGATAATTCATTTATAAGAACATTCATACATCTATTCACTGAACCGAATACTGTAATTGACGGATTCATTCATGGTCTAAGAAAAAGATATGTAAATGTTTTTAGTTACTTTGCTATTTCTCTTACTATAGCAAGTTTATACAGTTTTATTCTTAGCAAGTATAAAGATGTAATTTTCTCAAATGTATTTACAGATGTCAACCAAATTAAAGCCTCAAAAGTAGCTTCGGATTTTTCGTTTGAATATCAATCCCTGATCTCATTTTTAACCATACCGATTCTAGCTTTGATATCACGACTGGTATTCATAAACTATAAAAAATATAATCTTACAGAACATTTTGTGATCTATTTATATGCGTACTCACATATAACTATGGTTATAAGTTTTATTACCTTACCTCTGCTCTTAACTGCAAAAAACTTATATCTAATTCTGTGGATTCAATTCCCAGTTTCCATTATTTATATAGCATATGTACTTAAAAGTCTTTATGAGATAAATCTGAAAAAAATATTAATTAAGACCTTGCTGTTTTTTATAATTATGTCCGTTTTGTTTGTAATTTTCTCTATTATTGTCGCAATAATAATGATGAAAACAGGTGTTATGGAAGGAGAAGCAAACTCTTCTATTTAA
- a CDS encoding diadenylate cyclase, producing MDLINLRILDVLDIVLVALLLYYIYKLVKGTAAINIFIGIVMIYLVWKLTQFLAMEMLSSVLGEFIGVGMFALIVVFQQEIRKFLLMIGSTNFGRRRKFLRQLKFIRDTPEDSLTDVGSIVKACQKMGTTFTGALIVIKRNTSLDFVKTSGDELDILVKTPIIESIFYKNSPLHDGAMIVEDNRIVATRVILPVTNDRDIPLRFGLRHRAAIGITEKTDALALIVSEETGQISYVKNREFVIFKTPEELIEKITRDLQ from the coding sequence TTGGATTTAATCAACCTTAGAATATTAGATGTCCTAGATATCGTACTCGTGGCACTCTTGCTATACTATATCTATAAGTTGGTTAAGGGAACAGCAGCAATTAACATTTTTATAGGTATCGTAATGATTTACTTGGTTTGGAAGCTTACGCAGTTTCTAGCCATGGAAATGCTAAGTAGTGTCTTAGGAGAGTTTATTGGTGTGGGAATGTTTGCTTTAATTGTTGTTTTTCAGCAAGAAATAAGAAAATTCTTATTAATGATTGGATCTACAAATTTTGGAAGACGAAGAAAATTTCTAAGACAGCTAAAATTTATTAGAGACACTCCAGAAGACAGTCTTACGGACGTAGGCTCCATTGTGAAAGCCTGTCAAAAAATGGGAACTACATTTACTGGCGCATTAATCGTAATTAAAAGAAATACTTCATTGGATTTTGTAAAAACTTCTGGTGATGAACTAGATATTTTAGTAAAAACACCGATTATAGAAAGTATTTTTTATAAAAATAGTCCATTACACGATGGTGCTATGATTGTAGAGGATAATAGAATCGTAGCTACTCGTGTCATTCTACCTGTAACAAATGACAGAGACATCCCTTTACGTTTTGGATTAAGGCATCGTGCGGCTATAGGTATAACAGAAAAAACTGACGCACTAGCACTTATAGTAAGCGAAGAAACAGGTCAAATATCTTATGTTAAAAATAGAGAGTTTGTAATTTTTAAAACTCCTGAAGAATTGATTGAAAAAATAACCAGGGATTTACAATAA
- the folP gene encoding dihydropteroate synthase, whose product MTINCKGSLIDLSTPKVMGILNLTPDSFYDGGKYKDESQILHQAEKMLREGATFIDLGAYSSRPGADHISIEEEENRILPIITLLLSKFPNIILSIDTFRSKIAKQCIEAGASIINDISAGSLDKEMIKTVGELKVPYIMMHMKGTPQTMKSLNQYDNLIKDVQLYFSKKIIEARKEGINDIIIDPGFGFAKNIDQNFELLKKLDLFNLQGLPILVGVSRKSMIYKSLKIDPSKSLNGTTSLNTIALLKGASILRVHDVKEAMECITLMNKYKVQT is encoded by the coding sequence ATGACTATTAATTGCAAAGGTTCTTTAATCGATCTCTCTACACCAAAAGTGATGGGTATCTTAAATCTAACACCAGATTCTTTTTATGATGGTGGAAAATATAAAGACGAATCACAGATTTTACATCAAGCCGAAAAAATGCTGCGAGAAGGAGCTACTTTTATAGATCTTGGAGCATATTCATCTAGACCTGGTGCAGATCATATTTCGATCGAAGAAGAAGAAAATAGAATTTTACCAATAATTACATTACTTCTGTCTAAGTTTCCTAATATTATTTTATCGATTGATACCTTTAGAAGTAAAATTGCAAAACAATGTATAGAAGCTGGTGCATCAATTATCAATGATATCTCTGCTGGTAGTCTAGACAAAGAGATGATTAAAACCGTTGGAGAGCTCAAAGTGCCTTATATTATGATGCATATGAAAGGTACGCCGCAAACCATGAAATCTTTAAATCAATATGATAATCTGATTAAGGATGTGCAGCTTTATTTTTCTAAAAAAATAATCGAAGCCAGAAAAGAAGGAATTAACGATATTATTATCGACCCTGGTTTTGGTTTTGCAAAAAATATCGATCAAAACTTTGAGCTCCTAAAAAAACTTGATTTATTCAACCTCCAAGGGTTACCAATTCTAGTAGGCGTATCAAGAAAATCAATGATTTACAAATCATTAAAAATTGACCCATCTAAATCTTTAAATGGCACAACATCCTTAAACACTATTGCGTTACTAAAAGGTGCTTCGATTTTAAGGGTACATGATGTAAAAGAAGCTATGGAATGTATTACACTAATGAACAAATATAAAGTACAGACTTAA
- a CDS encoding DUF1599 domain-containing protein: MQDTSTQYDAVIKKCRDLFINKMKDYGSAWRILRLPSLTDQIFIKAQRIRGLQENAVRKVDEGEVSEFIGIINYSLMALIQLEKGIAEQPDLSTDTATELYDKHIDITKTLMMNKNHDYGEAWRDMRVSSLTDLIIQKLLRVKQIEDNKGKTLVSEGIDANYQDMINYAVFAMIHLGEAK, encoded by the coding sequence ATGCAAGATACGTCAACACAATATGACGCGGTAATTAAGAAATGTCGTGATCTCTTCATCAACAAAATGAAAGATTACGGTAGCGCTTGGAGAATTCTAAGATTACCATCCCTTACAGATCAAATTTTTATTAAAGCGCAACGAATTAGAGGTTTGCAAGAGAATGCTGTAAGAAAAGTAGATGAGGGAGAGGTTTCTGAATTTATTGGAATCATAAATTATAGCCTTATGGCTTTAATACAGTTAGAAAAAGGAATTGCTGAACAGCCAGATTTGTCTACAGATACAGCTACAGAATTGTATGATAAACATATTGATATTACAAAAACATTAATGATGAATAAAAATCATGATTATGGAGAGGCTTGGCGTGATATGAGGGTTAGTTCACTTACTGACTTAATTATTCAAAAATTGTTAAGAGTAAAACAAATTGAAGATAATAAAGGTAAAACATTGGTTAGTGAAGGAATCGATGCGAATTATCAAGATATGATTAACTATGCAGTTTTTGCTATGATCCATTTAGGTGAAGCGAAATAA
- a CDS encoding BT_3928 family protein, whose product MMKILVGFSRIFVAALFLFSGFIKLNDPLGFSYKLQEYFSEGVLNMEFLIPIALLMAVFLCIFEIIVGITLLLGYLPKFTVWSLLGMIVFFTFLTFYSAYFNKVTDCGCFGDALPLTPWESFTKDVILLVFILILFFGRKYITPILPEASHKWIVFVSFTACLAFAYQVLMHLPTFDFRAYKIGTNIEEGMSVPDGAPEAEFKYSWKFDVNGKEEIVTTSGEYPQVDGKYIGVETEMINEGYIPPIHDFAIEKDGEDYTTEFLEKENVVLIVMYNLSKSEGEGMSVIKGLTDKAMTQGYDVIGLTASSPQEVSQKKQQYNLSFEFYSTDETALKTILRSNPGIVKLNKGTITEKLHWNDADKLVLDKVEPSKPKINVKLRSQLDSIAKLDQKFRRLMQAKTVEERDSIAKLVGATEKEVTTDLWQQQSAIDSSNTVFIEQVFKKHGYPGKSLVGEPTNKTAWFVIQHSNKINEYLPLIKKAGEEDEIPFRLVAMMEDRHLMSIGEEQVYGTQGTTLNHNTNTPVKIIWPIKDAENVNQRRKDAGYNTTIEEYAKRLYGDTFEYKVYTLEEVEKLKEKTN is encoded by the coding sequence ATGATGAAAATACTTGTTGGTTTTTCCAGAATATTTGTAGCTGCTCTTTTCTTATTTTCAGGCTTTATTAAACTTAATGATCCTTTAGGATTCTCCTATAAACTACAAGAATATTTTAGCGAAGGTGTATTAAATATGGAGTTTTTGATTCCAATTGCTTTACTTATGGCAGTATTCCTTTGTATTTTTGAGATAATAGTTGGAATTACGTTGCTTTTAGGGTATTTGCCCAAGTTTACAGTTTGGTCATTATTGGGTATGATTGTCTTTTTTACATTTCTTACCTTTTATTCCGCATACTTTAATAAAGTTACTGATTGTGGATGTTTTGGAGATGCATTGCCATTAACACCTTGGGAATCTTTCACTAAAGATGTAATTCTATTGGTGTTTATTTTAATATTATTCTTTGGAAGAAAATACATAACGCCTATTCTACCTGAGGCTTCTCATAAGTGGATAGTATTTGTAAGTTTTACAGCCTGTTTAGCATTTGCTTATCAAGTATTAATGCATTTACCTACATTCGATTTTAGAGCATATAAAATAGGAACAAATATAGAAGAAGGAATGTCGGTTCCTGATGGAGCTCCAGAGGCAGAGTTTAAGTACTCTTGGAAGTTTGATGTAAATGGTAAAGAAGAAATTGTAACAACTAGTGGAGAATATCCGCAAGTTGATGGTAAGTATATTGGTGTAGAAACAGAAATGATTAATGAAGGATATATACCGCCTATCCATGATTTTGCTATTGAAAAAGATGGAGAGGATTATACAACAGAATTTTTAGAAAAAGAAAATGTTGTGCTTATTGTAATGTATAATTTGTCAAAAAGTGAAGGAGAAGGAATGAGCGTGATAAAAGGACTTACTGATAAAGCTATGACCCAAGGGTATGATGTAATAGGTCTTACAGCATCTTCTCCTCAAGAAGTTTCTCAGAAAAAACAACAGTATAATTTAAGTTTTGAGTTTTATAGTACTGATGAAACTGCTCTTAAAACAATTTTAAGATCAAATCCTGGAATAGTAAAATTAAATAAGGGAACCATTACTGAAAAACTGCATTGGAATGATGCTGATAAATTGGTTTTGGATAAAGTAGAACCGTCTAAACCCAAAATTAATGTAAAATTGAGATCTCAATTAGATAGTATTGCTAAACTAGACCAAAAGTTTAGAAGACTAATGCAAGCTAAGACAGTAGAGGAGCGAGATAGTATTGCTAAGTTAGTTGGAGCAACAGAAAAGGAAGTAACTACGGATCTATGGCAGCAACAGAGCGCAATAGATTCTTCAAATACAGTTTTTATAGAACAAGTTTTTAAAAAACACGGATATCCTGGTAAAAGTTTAGTGGGAGAACCGACCAATAAAACCGCTTGGTTTGTGATTCAGCATTCTAATAAAATAAATGAATACCTTCCATTGATTAAAAAAGCTGGAGAAGAAGATGAAATTCCTTTTAGGTTAGTAGCTATGATGGAAGACCGGCATCTAATGAGTATTGGTGAAGAACAAGTTTATGGTACTCAGGGAACGACATTAAATCATAATACAAATACACCGGTCAAGATTATTTGGCCGATAAAAGATGCTGAAAATGTTAATCAACGCCGAAAAGATGCTGGATATAATACTACAATAGAGGAATATGCTAAAAGATTATATGGAGATACTTTTGAATATAAAGTCTATACATTAGAAGAGGTCGAAAAGTTGAAAGAAAAGACAAATTAG
- a CDS encoding ABC transporter permease, translated as MTKYFYKFGYALLTLLGVITVIFLLFTILPGDPAQMMMGQNENKEQLDIINKKYGFDLPLSTQYRYYLNDLSPVSFHSIDENDFSFFDTEKYTGFSLFTIGKTKTVFKYPYLRESFQKNGKKVSQVIKETLPNTAVLAVSAILIAIFLGISMGIVSALTKDQWADRLIQLVSTIGMSVPSFFSAIIFAWLFGYVLHEYTNLNMTGSLYEVDDFGEGTYIQWKNLILPAIVLGVRPLAVVTQLMRNSLLEVMSQDYIRTAKAKGLSLFQVIKRHALKNALNPVVTAISGWFASMLAGAVFVEYIFGWNGLGKEIVDALNTSDLPIIMGAVIVISSVFILINIFVDLIYRWLDPRIRV; from the coding sequence ATGACTAAATACTTCTATAAATTTGGGTATGCATTACTTACTTTATTAGGAGTAATTACTGTTATATTTCTTCTGTTTACTATTCTTCCCGGAGATCCGGCGCAAATGATGATGGGACAGAATGAAAATAAAGAACAATTAGACATTATTAATAAAAAATATGGCTTTGATCTTCCTTTGAGTACACAATATCGATATTATCTTAATGATCTTTCGCCTGTTTCATTTCATAGTATAGACGAAAATGATTTTTCATTTTTTGATACTGAAAAATATACAGGCTTTTCATTATTTACAATTGGTAAAACAAAAACAGTTTTTAAGTACCCTTATCTAAGAGAGTCCTTTCAGAAGAACGGTAAAAAAGTAAGTCAGGTGATTAAAGAAACCTTGCCAAATACTGCAGTACTTGCTGTGTCTGCTATTTTAATAGCTATATTTCTGGGGATTTCTATGGGTATTGTTAGTGCATTAACTAAGGATCAATGGGCAGATCGATTAATTCAATTGGTAAGTACTATTGGTATGAGTGTACCTTCTTTCTTTAGTGCTATTATTTTTGCTTGGTTGTTTGGCTATGTTTTACACGAATATACCAATCTTAATATGACAGGAAGTTTATATGAAGTAGATGATTTTGGAGAAGGAACTTATATTCAATGGAAGAATTTAATATTGCCTGCTATAGTTCTTGGAGTGAGACCATTAGCAGTAGTTACTCAGCTAATGAGGAATTCATTATTAGAAGTCATGAGTCAGGATTATATACGTACAGCTAAGGCAAAAGGCTTATCGTTGTTTCAGGTAATTAAAAGACATGCGTTAAAAAATGCATTAAATCCGGTAGTGACAGCTATTTCTGGTTGGTTTGCATCAATGTTAGCGGGAGCCGTTTTCGTAGAATATATTTTTGGTTGGAACGGCCTTGGCAAAGAAATAGTAGATGCATTAAATACATCAGACCTTCCTATTATTATGGGAGCCGTTATCGTAATCTCTTCTGTATTTATCTTAATCAATATATTTGTAGATCTTATATATAGATGGCTAGATCCTAGAATAAGGGTGTAA
- the tpiA gene encoding triose-phosphate isomerase — translation MRTKIVAGNWKMNKNLAETGVLLSELKAKFQDLPEAKIIVAPTFTNLYYAFEELKEVDIDVAAQNMYQAESGAFTGEISADMLKSVGVETVILGHSERRAYFGETDELLEEKVNTALKHKMTIIFCFGEELEDRKSGNHFNVVEGQLKNALFKLDNDAWKHIVLAYEPVWAIGTGETASPEQAQEMHAFIRKTIGDAFNAEIAEDVSILYGGSVKPANAKEIFAKPDVDGGLIGGASLDPDSFAAIANSF, via the coding sequence ATGAGAACAAAAATTGTAGCAGGAAACTGGAAAATGAATAAAAATCTTGCGGAGACAGGAGTTTTACTTTCAGAATTAAAGGCAAAATTTCAAGATTTACCAGAAGCTAAAATAATCGTAGCTCCGACCTTTACAAATCTTTATTACGCTTTCGAAGAACTTAAAGAAGTTGATATCGATGTAGCGGCACAAAATATGTATCAAGCAGAAAGCGGTGCATTTACAGGAGAGATTTCTGCAGACATGTTAAAAAGTGTAGGTGTAGAAACAGTTATACTTGGTCATAGTGAGCGTAGAGCTTATTTTGGAGAAACAGATGAATTGTTAGAAGAGAAAGTGAATACAGCGTTGAAGCATAAAATGACTATTATCTTTTGTTTTGGAGAAGAACTAGAAGATCGTAAAAGCGGAAACCATTTTAATGTAGTAGAAGGGCAATTAAAAAATGCTTTATTTAAATTAGATAATGATGCTTGGAAGCATATTGTTTTGGCATATGAGCCAGTTTGGGCGATAGGAACAGGAGAAACCGCAAGTCCTGAACAAGCACAAGAAATGCATGCTTTTATACGTAAAACTATAGGAGACGCCTTTAATGCAGAAATTGCAGAAGATGTTTCTATATTGTATGGAGGAAGTGTAAAACCTGCAAATGCTAAAGAGATTTTTGCAAAACCAGATGTAGATGGAGGACTAATAGGAGGAGCTTCATTAGACCCTGATAGTTTTGCAGCTATCGCTAATTCATTTTAA
- the prmA gene encoding 50S ribosomal protein L11 methyltransferase, whose amino-acid sequence MTTPIYIGYYFNITPLQPATEILIAELGNVGFESFVETENGLEAFIQKEEWKANILDDIYILSSDEFEITFSTKEIEQVNWNKEWEKNFTPIVVDDTCGVRAPFHEKPELQYDIVIEPKMSFGTGHHETTHMMIQHLLKQDLQDKKVLDMGCGTGVLAILAEMKGAQPIDAIDIDNWCYLNTIENVERNNCKHITAYEGDASLLLDKKYDVVIANINRNILLKDISTYANTLRTDGVLLLSGFYQEDLELITKQCKDNNLEFVECFDRNNWIAAGYRLK is encoded by the coding sequence ATGACAACACCTATATACATAGGCTATTATTTTAATATCACACCGTTGCAGCCCGCTACAGAAATTCTGATAGCAGAATTAGGTAATGTTGGTTTTGAGAGTTTTGTTGAAACAGAAAATGGGTTAGAGGCTTTTATTCAAAAGGAAGAATGGAAAGCGAATATTTTAGATGATATCTACATACTAAGCTCCGATGAATTCGAAATTACCTTTTCGACTAAAGAAATAGAACAGGTGAATTGGAATAAGGAGTGGGAGAAGAATTTTACTCCAATCGTAGTCGATGATACTTGTGGTGTAAGAGCACCTTTTCATGAAAAGCCAGAATTACAATATGATATCGTGATAGAACCGAAAATGTCTTTTGGAACAGGTCATCATGAGACAACTCATATGATGATTCAGCACTTACTTAAACAAGATTTACAAGATAAAAAGGTTTTGGATATGGGGTGTGGAACTGGTGTTTTGGCAATTTTAGCTGAAATGAAAGGAGCACAACCTATAGATGCAATTGATATTGATAATTGGTGTTATTTAAATACAATTGAAAACGTAGAGCGAAATAATTGTAAACACATTACCGCTTACGAAGGAGATGCTTCGTTACTACTAGATAAAAAGTATGATGTGGTGATTGCTAATATTAACAGAAATATATTGTTAAAAGATATTTCTACTTATGCCAACACATTACGTACTGATGGTGTTCTTTTGTTAAGTGGTTTTTATCAAGAGGATTTAGAGTTAATTACCAAGCAATGCAAAGACAATAATTTAGAGTTTGTTGAGTGTTTTGATAGAAATAATTGGATAGCAGCTGGTTACAGGTTAAAATAA
- a CDS encoding ATP-dependent Clp protease adaptor ClpS, whose translation MSTQEKVLEEVLEKTVEQNNNEIVLYNDDVNTFDHVIETLIYTCEHTPVQAEQCAMLVHYKGKCTVKTGVYEELVPRCSKLLQAGLSAEIV comes from the coding sequence ATGAGCACTCAAGAAAAGGTTTTAGAAGAAGTTTTAGAAAAAACAGTAGAACAAAATAATAATGAAATTGTTCTATATAATGATGATGTCAATACGTTTGATCATGTCATTGAAACATTAATATATACATGCGAGCATACACCAGTTCAAGCAGAACAATGTGCAATGTTAGTTCATTATAAAGGAAAATGTACGGTAAAAACAGGAGTTTACGAGGAATTAGTACCTAGATGTTCTAAGTTACTGCAAGCCGGTTTAAGTGCGGAAATTGTATAG